In one Buchnera aphidicola (Pemphigus immunis) genomic region, the following are encoded:
- a CDS encoding RnfH family protein, translating to MNKIKVIVIYALSNIQFFRKIIIESGSTVEEALLASNIISEDKKINIYKNKIGIYGTITHLKHIVKEGDQIEIYRELIIDPKELRRKKINLNKN from the coding sequence ATGAATAAAATAAAAGTGATTGTTATTTATGCTTTGTCAAATATACAATTTTTTAGAAAAATAATAATTGAATCTGGATCAACAGTTGAAGAAGCACTTTTAGCATCAAATATTATTTCAGAAGATAAAAAAATAAATATTTATAAAAATAAAATTGGAATATACGGAACTATTACACATTTAAAACATATAGTTAAAGAAGGAGATCAAATTGAAATTTATCGTGAACTTATAATCGATCCTAAAGAACTAAGAAGAAAAAAAATAAATTTAAATAAAAATTAA
- the smpB gene encoding SsrA-binding protein SmpB: MKKKAFLSHDLSVISINKKARYNYKIEDEYESGIILLGWEVKSLREKKVNINGSYIFLYSQEACLASAMFEPLPTVSTHITCNPTRNRKLLLHKKQIYFLTGKVNREGYALIALSLFWKKNWCKLKIGIGKGIKKSDKRENKKKREWELEKNKIFKNNKKYI, encoded by the coding sequence ATGAAAAAGAAAGCATTTTTATCTCATGATCTATCGGTTATTTCTATTAATAAAAAAGCCAGATATAATTATAAAATTGAAGACGAATATGAATCAGGTATAATATTATTAGGATGGGAGGTAAAATCTTTAAGAGAAAAAAAAGTAAATATTAATGGTAGTTATATATTTTTATATTCTCAAGAAGCTTGTCTTGCTTCTGCAATGTTTGAACCTTTACCTACTGTTTCTACTCATATAACGTGTAATCCAACAAGAAATAGAAAATTACTTTTGCATAAAAAGCAAATATATTTTTTAACTGGTAAAGTTAATAGAGAAGGATATGCATTGATAGCTTTATCTTTATTTTGGAAAAAAAATTGGTGCAAATTAAAAATAGGTATAGGAAAAGGAATAAAAAAATCAGATAAACGTGAAAACAAAAAAAAACGAGAATGGGAATTAGAGAAAAATAAAATATTTAAAAATAATAAAAAATATATTTAA
- the tadA gene encoding tRNA adenosine(34) deaminase TadA → MHSYNRHKHWMKYALKLALIAEKKGEVPVGAVLVFKENIIGKSSNSSIYHNDPTAHAEILTLRQGGKKLKNYRLLNTTLYVTLEPCIMCFGAIIHGRIKHLVFGAKEKKNKIDIFKKYLNNVNHKLNITESILEKECSNLLNNFFKNKRS, encoded by the coding sequence ATGCATTCGTATAATAGACATAAACATTGGATGAAATATGCTTTAAAATTAGCCTTAATAGCTGAAAAAAAAGGAGAAGTACCTGTTGGAGCTGTATTAGTTTTTAAAGAAAATATTATAGGAAAAAGTAGTAATTCATCTATATATCATAACGATCCTACAGCTCATGCTGAAATTTTAACACTTCGTCAAGGAGGAAAAAAATTAAAGAATTATAGATTATTAAATACAACACTTTATGTAACATTAGAACCATGCATTATGTGTTTTGGAGCAATTATTCATGGTCGTATAAAACATTTAGTTTTTGGAGCAAAAGAAAAAAAAAATAAAATAGATATTTTTAAGAAATATTTAAATAATGTTAATCATAAATTAAATATTACTGAATCAATTTTAGAAAAAGAATGCAGTAATTTACTTAACAATTTTTTTAAAAATAAAAGATCATAA
- the acpS gene encoding holo-ACP synthase, whose amino-acid sequence MAIIGIGIDIIKISRIEKIIDTLNSKLAKRILSKKEFYQYLIKKNKINFLAKRFAAKEAAAKALGIGIRNGIKFSDFEIYNDNYGSSKLLLLNEAKKLANSMNVQRNHVNLTDEKKYAYAIVIFES is encoded by the coding sequence ATGGCTATTATTGGTATCGGAATAGATATCATAAAGATTTCACGTATAGAAAAAATCATTGATACATTAAATTCTAAATTAGCAAAAAGAATTTTGTCAAAAAAAGAATTTTATCAGTATTTAATAAAAAAAAATAAAATTAATTTTTTAGCAAAACGATTTGCAGCTAAAGAAGCAGCTGCAAAAGCTTTAGGTATTGGGATAAGAAATGGTATTAAATTTAGTGATTTTGAAATCTACAATGATAATTACGGTAGTTCTAAATTATTATTATTAAACGAAGCTAAAAAACTTGCAAATAGCATGAATGTACAACGTAATCATGTCAATTTAACTGATGAAAAAAAATATGCATATGCAATTGTAATTTTTGAAAGTTAA
- the era gene encoding GTPase Era, with the protein MKNNQYYSGIITIIGQSNTGKSTILNKIMGEKISITSHTLHTTQRNIFGIQTQENYQSIYIDTPGIQKIKKKYIKNIIDKKIDGIILNSNIIIFVVEHIKWNINDEIILNKIKKNTIPIILVINKIDLIKNKQLFLPHVNFLQKKICFKEIIFISAKNGENIKKLSDIIKNYLPPASHCFPKEKKTSYSKKFIFSEIIREKIIRNLNKELPYIIKVTIKNLIHQQEKKIIHAIIFVKNINQKKILIGKNGRIVKKIGILARKEIEKLFKIKVSLYLWIKIDFNK; encoded by the coding sequence ATGAAGAATAATCAGTATTATTCAGGAATAATTACAATAATAGGACAGTCTAATACAGGCAAATCTACAATATTAAATAAAATAATGGGAGAAAAAATATCCATTACTTCTCATACATTACACACTACTCAAAGGAATATCTTTGGCATTCAAACTCAAGAAAATTATCAATCAATTTATATTGATACACCTGGAATTCAAAAAATAAAAAAAAAATATATTAAAAATATAATAGACAAAAAAATAGATGGAATTATTTTAAATTCAAATATTATTATATTTGTAGTAGAACATATAAAATGGAATATCAACGACGAAATAATATTAAATAAAATAAAAAAAAATACTATTCCAATAATACTTGTAATAAATAAAATCGATCTTATTAAAAATAAACAATTATTCTTACCTCATGTTAATTTTTTACAGAAAAAAATATGTTTTAAAGAAATTATTTTCATTTCAGCAAAAAATGGAGAAAATATTAAAAAATTATCTGATATAATAAAAAATTATTTACCTCCAGCTTCTCATTGTTTTCCTAAAGAAAAAAAAACCAGTTATTCTAAAAAATTTATTTTTTCAGAAATAATACGTGAAAAAATAATACGTAATTTAAACAAAGAATTACCATATATAATTAAAGTTACAATTAAAAATTTGATTCATCAACAAGAAAAAAAAATTATTCATGCTATTATTTTTGTAAAAAATATTAATCAAAAAAAGATATTAATAGGAAAAAATGGTAGAATTGTAAAAAAAATTGGTATTTTAGCTAGAAAAGAAATAGAAAAACTTTTTAAAATTAAAGTATCTTTATATTTGTGGATTAAAATAGATTTTAATAAGTAA
- the rnc gene encoding ribonuclease III, translated as MNYILIDRLQQTLGYTFVQKELLTQALTHRSANSKHNERLEFLGDSILSFVIANALYHHFPYVNEGDMSRMRATLVRGNTLAEIASEFDLGDYLQLGQGELKSGGFRRESILANTVEALIGSIFLDSNINIVAELILKWYAKRLKKISPGDTQKDPKTRLQEYLQAKHLPLPTYLVEQVYGEAHNQVFTVHCEISGITERSVGIGPSRRKAEQDAALNALIKLEIE; from the coding sequence ATGAACTATATCCTAATAGATAGGCTACAGCAGACACTTGGCTATACTTTTGTGCAAAAAGAACTTTTAACTCAAGCTTTAACTCATCGTAGCGCTAACAGCAAACATAATGAACGTCTTGAATTTTTAGGTGACTCTATTTTAAGTTTTGTGATAGCCAATGCTTTATATCATCATTTTCCATATGTAAATGAAGGTGATATGAGTAGAATGAGAGCAACTTTAGTTCGAGGAAATACTTTAGCTGAAATAGCAAGTGAATTTGATTTAGGAGACTATTTACAATTAGGACAAGGAGAATTAAAAAGTGGAGGATTCCGTCGTGAATCTATTTTAGCTAATACAGTTGAAGCTTTAATTGGTAGTATTTTCTTAGATAGCAACATTAATATTGTAGCAGAATTGATTCTAAAATGGTATGCTAAACGTTTAAAAAAAATCAGTCCTGGAGATACACAAAAAGATCCTAAAACTAGATTACAAGAATATTTGCAAGCCAAACATTTACCTTTACCAACATATTTAGTTGAACAAGTATACGGAGAAGCTCATAATCAAGTTTTTACTGTTCACTGTGAAATAAGTGGTATTACTGAACGTTCAGTTGGTATAGGCCCAAGTCGTCGAAAAGCAGAGCAAGATGCTGCTCTAAACGCTTTGATAAAGTTGGAGATAGAATGA
- the lepB gene encoding signal peptidase I: protein MSDILAIFFLIATLITAIFWIINKKQNYRFKNKKNILFNKNRKYYNFFKKTKCISYIASFFPTFIVIFIIRSFIYEPFQIPSGSMMPTLLTGDFILVEKFSYGIKDPILHYKFFDTGKPKRGDIVVFRNPYNIKIFYVKRVIGLPGDQITYDAINKIFKIQQKCYEEKYCQKNISTVHKKYELNENIKNKIQLTNNEENTTLYYVNPNNKKFIPVTFNVFQEKIDKKIFNILLSDQITDQINEYYQQEGQKKGCWIVPKNQYFMIGDNRDDSFDSRYWGFVPEKNLVGKVITIWMSFNKEENKWPVGIRLNRIGNIY from the coding sequence ATGTCTGATATTTTAGCTATATTTTTTTTAATAGCTACATTAATAACAGCTATTTTTTGGATAATAAATAAAAAACAAAATTATAGATTTAAAAATAAAAAAAATATTTTATTTAATAAAAATAGAAAATATTATAATTTTTTTAAAAAAACAAAATGTATTTCATATATTGCTTCTTTTTTTCCAACATTTATAGTGATATTTATAATCCGTTCTTTTATTTACGAACCTTTTCAAATACCTTCTGGATCTATGATGCCAACATTATTGACAGGAGATTTTATTTTAGTAGAAAAATTTTCTTATGGTATAAAAGATCCTATTTTACATTATAAATTTTTTGATACAGGAAAACCAAAAAGAGGAGATATAGTAGTTTTTAGAAATCCATATAATATAAAAATTTTTTATGTTAAACGGGTTATAGGTCTACCTGGTGACCAAATTACCTATGATGCTATAAATAAAATATTTAAAATTCAACAAAAATGTTATGAAGAAAAATATTGCCAAAAAAACATTTCTACAGTACATAAAAAATACGAATTGAATGAAAATATTAAGAATAAAATTCAATTGACTAATAATGAGGAAAATACAACTTTATATTATGTTAATCCCAATAACAAAAAGTTTATTCCTGTAACATTTAACGTTTTTCAAGAAAAAATAGATAAAAAAATATTTAATATTCTCTTATCTGATCAAATAACAGATCAAATAAATGAATATTATCAACAAGAAGGTCAAAAAAAAGGTTGTTGGATTGTTCCTAAAAATCAATACTTTATGATTGGAGATAATAGAGATGATAGCTTCGATAGTCGTTATTGGGGTTTTGTTCCTGAAAAAAATTTAGTGGGAAAAGTAATTACAATATGGATGAGCTTTAATAAAGAAGAAAATAAATGGCCAGTTGGTATCCGATTAAATCGAATAGGAAATATTTATTAA
- the lepA gene encoding translation elongation factor 4, translating into MKQIRNFSIIAHIDHGKSTLSDRFIQICNGLSKREMHNQVLDSMDLEKERGITIKAQSVTINYKNKYNKLFQLNFIDTPGHVNFSYEVSRSLSACEGALLVVDASQGVEAQTVANCRTALEMNLKIIPVLNKIDLPTANPLRTLKEIEDIIGISTSNVIQCSAKTGHGVIDLLEQIITEIPYPKGNIKAPLQALIIDSWFDNYLGVVSLVCIKNGLLEKNTKIKVMDTNKIYKVEQVGIFTPKRKIKEYLQCGEVGWVIYGVKDIKSAPVGATLTSFFNPSIKKISGLKKITPQVYAGLFPISSEQYETFRDALGKLNLNDASLFYEPENSTALGFGFRCGFLGLLHMEIVLARLEREYNLDLIATMPTVVYEIETIDNNIIYLDTPCKLSALNNIKTIREPIAECNMLLPPKYLGNVIKLCIEKRGIQSKMIYHDHQVILTYEIPMSEIILNFFDQLKSISSGYASLEYRFKKFKTSNLVCVDILVNTEKVDALSFITHQNCSRYQSREMIKKMKELIPRHQFDIPIQAAIGKHIIARETIKQLRKNVLAKCYGGDITRKKKLLKKQKIGKKRMKKIGNIEVPKNVFLAILNIDKNNK; encoded by the coding sequence ATTAAGCAAATAAGAAATTTTTCTATTATTGCGCATATTGATCATGGAAAATCAACACTTTCTGATCGTTTTATCCAAATATGTAATGGTTTATCAAAAAGAGAAATGCATAACCAAGTTCTTGACTCTATGGATTTAGAAAAAGAAAGAGGAATTACAATTAAAGCACAAAGTGTAACTATTAACTATAAAAATAAATATAATAAATTATTTCAATTAAACTTTATAGATACACCTGGTCATGTTAATTTTTCCTATGAAGTTTCACGTTCTTTATCTGCATGTGAAGGAGCTTTGTTAGTTGTTGATGCTTCTCAAGGAGTAGAAGCACAGACAGTTGCCAATTGTCGTACAGCATTAGAAATGAATTTAAAAATTATTCCTGTATTAAATAAAATAGATTTACCAACTGCTAATCCTTTACGTACATTAAAAGAAATAGAAGATATTATAGGAATTTCTACATCTAATGTTATTCAATGTTCTGCAAAAACAGGTCATGGAGTAATTGATTTATTAGAACAAATTATTACAGAAATTCCTTATCCTAAAGGAAACATAAAAGCACCATTACAAGCATTAATTATTGATTCATGGTTTGACAATTATTTAGGAGTAGTATCACTAGTCTGTATTAAAAATGGATTACTCGAAAAAAATACTAAAATAAAAGTCATGGATACTAATAAAATTTATAAAGTAGAACAAGTAGGAATTTTTACACCAAAAAGAAAAATTAAAGAATATTTACAATGTGGAGAAGTAGGATGGGTTATATATGGTGTAAAAGATATAAAAAGTGCACCTGTTGGTGCTACTCTTACTTCATTTTTTAATCCATCAATAAAAAAAATATCAGGATTAAAAAAAATCACACCTCAAGTGTATGCTGGATTATTTCCTATCAGTTCTGAACAATATGAAACATTCCGAGATGCTTTAGGAAAATTAAATTTAAATGATGCTTCATTATTTTATGAACCGGAAAATTCTACTGCTCTTGGTTTTGGTTTTAGATGTGGATTTTTAGGATTATTACATATGGAAATAGTGTTAGCAAGATTAGAAAGAGAATATAACTTAGATTTAATTGCAACTATGCCTACAGTTGTTTATGAAATTGAAACTATTGATAATAACATTATTTATTTAGATACTCCTTGTAAATTATCGGCTCTCAACAACATTAAAACTATCAGAGAACCCATTGCTGAATGTAATATGCTACTACCTCCTAAATATTTAGGTAATGTTATAAAATTATGCATAGAAAAAAGAGGTATACAAAGTAAGATGATCTATCATGATCATCAAGTCATTCTTACTTATGAAATTCCTATGTCTGAAATTATTCTTAATTTTTTTGATCAATTAAAATCTATTTCTAGCGGTTATGCTTCTTTAGAATACCGCTTTAAAAAATTTAAAACTTCTAATTTAGTATGTGTAGATATATTAGTTAATACTGAAAAAGTTGATGCATTATCATTTATCACTCATCAAAATTGTTCTCGATATCAATCTCGTGAAATGATAAAGAAAATGAAAGAATTAATTCCAAGACATCAGTTTGATATTCCTATCCAAGCAGCAATTGGAAAACATATTATAGCTCGAGAAACTATTAAACAATTACGTAAAAATGTATTAGCAAAATGTTATGGTGGAGATATTACTAGAAAGAAAAAATTGTTAAAAAAACAAAAAATAGGAAAAAAAAGGATGAAAAAAATTGGTAATATAGAAGTTCCAAAAAATGTATTTCTTGCAATTTTAAATATTGATAAAAATAATAAATAA
- the mnmA gene encoding tRNA 2-thiouridine(34) synthase MnmA — MYKKSTQKVIVAMSGGVDSSVSAWLLLKKKYQVEGLFMKNWEEDDTESYCTAHQDLLDAQEVCNKLGIYLHKINFSSEYWEYVFKNFLSEYERGRTPNPDILCNKEIKFKVFFEFALKILKGNFIATGHYVRTKIINNQLRLLRGVDSNKDQSYFLYTLNTEKIKKILFPVGKLKKIQVRKIAKKLNISVAEKKDSTGICFISPKKFNNFLSYYFPKKIGKIITTEGYKIGKHNGLMFYTLGQRKGLRIGGIKNLNNKAWYVVNKDLLTNSLIVAQGKDNPHLMSIGIIVKKINWINGKILKKEMACTVKTRYRQIDIQCYLIPINDSCVKVIFKNSVPAVTPGQSAVFYLLEVCIGGGIIDTLIPLKKIK, encoded by the coding sequence ATGTATAAAAAAAGTACTCAAAAAGTTATTGTGGCTATGTCTGGAGGTGTAGATTCTTCTGTATCTGCTTGGTTATTACTGAAGAAAAAATATCAAGTAGAAGGATTATTTATGAAAAATTGGGAAGAAGATGATACTGAAAGTTATTGTACAGCTCATCAAGATTTATTAGATGCACAAGAAGTATGTAATAAATTAGGTATTTATTTACATAAAATAAATTTTTCTTCAGAATATTGGGAATATGTTTTTAAAAATTTTTTATCAGAATATGAAAGAGGACGAACACCTAATCCAGATATTTTGTGTAATAAAGAAATAAAATTTAAAGTATTTTTTGAATTTGCTTTAAAAATACTTAAAGGAAATTTTATTGCTACAGGACATTATGTTCGTACTAAAATTATAAATAACCAACTAAGATTATTAAGAGGTGTAGATAGTAATAAAGATCAAAGTTATTTTTTATATACTTTAAATACAGAAAAAATAAAAAAAATTTTATTTCCGGTAGGTAAATTAAAAAAAATACAAGTACGTAAAATTGCTAAAAAATTAAATATAAGTGTGGCAGAAAAAAAGGATTCGACAGGAATATGTTTTATTTCTCCTAAAAAATTTAATAATTTTTTGAGTTATTATTTTCCAAAAAAAATAGGGAAAATTATTACTACTGAAGGTTATAAAATAGGTAAACATAATGGTTTAATGTTTTATACTTTAGGACAAAGAAAAGGTTTAAGAATAGGTGGGATAAAGAATTTAAATAATAAAGCATGGTATGTGGTGAATAAAGATTTGTTAACTAATTCTTTAATTGTAGCTCAAGGTAAAGATAATCCTCATTTAATGTCTATTGGGATAATAGTGAAAAAAATAAATTGGATTAATGGTAAAATATTAAAAAAAGAAATGGCCTGTACTGTTAAAACTAGATATCGTCAAATAGATATACAGTGTTACTTAATTCCTATTAATGATAGTTGCGTTAAAGTCATTTTTAAAAATTCAGTACCTGCTGTTACACCAGGACAATCAGCAGTATTTTATTTATTAGAAGTATGTATTGGTGGTGGAATTATCGATACATTAATTCCGTTAAAAAAGATAAAATAA
- the hflD gene encoding high frequency lysogenization protein HflD, which translates to MIKNINSLTLSLAGLCQAAHLVYQLSQTGNCDDEAFKISIESILNMNPKTVLSVYGDDEKNLNLGFNTLLTILNITNNTSISFYLIKYIFGIMVLERKLIKNKIALKNLSYRLRIIKKNKVRNIEINDINMINELSEIYLDVISTLGSRIKIVGTASILNKVEVQSKLRSILLAGIRSAVLWRQVGGNRLQLIFFRNRFNIEVKRILVNIK; encoded by the coding sequence ATGATTAAAAATATTAATTCTCTTACATTGTCACTTGCTGGTTTATGTCAAGCTGCTCATTTGGTATATCAATTATCACAAACAGGAAATTGTGACGATGAAGCTTTTAAAATAAGTATAGAAAGTATTTTAAACATGAACCCTAAAACAGTTTTATCGGTGTATGGAGATGATGAAAAAAATTTAAATTTAGGTTTTAATACTTTACTGACTATTTTAAATATAACCAACAATACTTCTATATCTTTTTATTTAATAAAATATATTTTTGGTATTATGGTATTAGAACGGAAATTAATAAAAAATAAAATTGCATTAAAAAATTTATCTTATCGTTTAAGAATAATAAAAAAAAATAAGGTTAGAAATATTGAAATAAATGATATTAATATGATCAATGAATTATCTGAAATCTATTTAGATGTTATTAGTACTTTAGGTTCAAGAATTAAAATTGTAGGTACAGCTTCTATATTAAATAAAGTAGAAGTACAAAGTAAATTAAGATCAATATTACTTGCTGGGATTCGTTCAGCAGTACTTTGGCGTCAAGTAGGTGGAAATAGATTACAACTTATATTTTTTCGTAATCGTTTTAATATTGAAGTTAAACGCATACTTGTAAATATAAAATAA
- the purB gene encoding adenylosuccinate lyase, which translates to MILSNLTAISPIDGRYGEKTFFLRSIFSEYALLKFRIKIEIDWIKKLSKMPKILEITNFQDSTEQFLDNIVNNFNEKDAEYIKFLEKSTKHDIKAVEYFLKKKFFSRLELRPIAEYIHFACTSEDINNLAYALILKTAKENVIIVYWKKIIHAINNMAFSYKEIPILSRTHGQPASPSTVGKEMLNFSYRMIRQLKKLNNIDILGKFNGATGNYNAHLAAYPDIDWHKISEEFVTSLGIVWNPYTTQIEPHDYIAELFNCISIFNNILLDFNKDMWGYISLGYFKQKYISSEVSSSTMPHKINPIHFENSEGNLGLANAVIYHITSKLLISRWQRDLSDSTVLRNLGVIVSYSVIAYDSVLTGIKKIEINTEKLSKDLDKNWEVLSEAIQTVMKKYGIINSYEKLKELTRGKIINNITLYEFINNLNIPISEKEKLINFTPGNYIGDAVQLVKNSIL; encoded by the coding sequence ATGATACTATCTAATTTAACAGCTATTTCTCCAATAGATGGTCGTTATGGAGAAAAAACTTTTTTTTTAAGATCTATATTTAGTGAATATGCTTTATTAAAGTTTCGTATTAAAATTGAAATTGATTGGATTAAAAAATTATCTAAGATGCCAAAAATATTAGAAATTACTAATTTTCAAGATAGTACAGAACAATTTTTAGATAACATTGTTAATAATTTTAATGAAAAAGATGCTGAATATATTAAATTTTTAGAAAAAAGTACAAAACATGATATAAAAGCTGTAGAATATTTTTTGAAAAAAAAATTTTTTAGTAGATTGGAATTAAGACCAATTGCAGAATATATTCATTTTGCTTGTACATCTGAAGATATTAATAATTTAGCATATGCTTTAATTTTAAAAACTGCTAAAGAAAACGTAATAATTGTGTATTGGAAAAAAATAATTCATGCTATAAATAATATGGCTTTTTCTTATAAAGAAATACCAATATTATCTCGTACTCATGGGCAGCCAGCAAGTCCATCTACAGTAGGAAAAGAAATGCTTAATTTTTCTTATCGGATGATACGACAACTAAAAAAATTAAATAATATAGATATATTAGGTAAATTTAATGGAGCAACAGGAAATTATAATGCTCATTTAGCTGCATATCCTGATATAGATTGGCATAAAATCAGCGAAGAATTTGTGACATCATTAGGAATAGTTTGGAATCCTTATACAACGCAAATAGAACCACATGACTATATAGCTGAGTTGTTTAATTGTATATCTATTTTTAATAATATTTTATTAGATTTTAATAAAGATATGTGGGGATATATTTCACTTGGTTATTTTAAACAAAAATATATTTCTAGTGAAGTTAGTTCTTCAACTATGCCTCATAAAATTAATCCAATTCATTTTGAAAACTCAGAAGGCAATTTAGGATTAGCTAATGCTGTTATTTATCATATAACATCTAAATTACTTATTTCTCGTTGGCAAAGAGACTTAAGTGATTCAACAGTATTACGTAATTTAGGAGTAATTGTATCATATTCAGTAATAGCATATGATTCGGTATTAACTGGTATAAAAAAAATAGAAATTAATACAGAAAAATTATCAAAAGATTTAGATAAAAATTGGGAAGTATTATCTGAAGCTATACAAACTGTAATGAAAAAGTACGGCATTATTAATTCTTATGAAAAATTAAAAGAATTAACAAGAGGGAAAATTATTAATAATATTACTTTATATGAATTTATTAATAATTTAAATATTCCTATATCAGAAAAAGAAAAATTAATTAATTTCACTCCTGGTAATTATATAGGAGATGCAGTACAATTAGTAAAAAATAGTATATTATAG
- a CDS encoding enoyl-ACP reductase: protein MLKGKKILITGISNKFSIAFGIAKVMYSNGAELAFTCRDYKSKKRILSFSSELGSDIVIPCNVVSDKNIKNLFFKLSNIWKKFDGFVHSIAFASTCNLSGNYIDTITKNIFQKSHNISSYSFVAMTRECKKMLNKNSSLVTLSYLGSQRVVPYYNVMGLAKASLESNMRYMANALGSDNIRVNAISSGPIKTVSSVGIKNFKKILKMYSSMAPIRRSITYQDIGNTASFLCSDLSSGITGQTIYVDCGFNITSMNI from the coding sequence ATGTTGAAAGGGAAAAAAATACTAATTACCGGGATATCAAATAAGTTTTCAATAGCTTTCGGTATTGCTAAAGTAATGTATTCTAATGGGGCAGAATTAGCTTTTACTTGTAGAGATTATAAATCAAAAAAAAGAATACTATCATTTTCTTCAGAGTTAGGTTCGGATATTGTTATACCTTGTAATGTTGTTTCTGATAAAAATATTAAAAATTTATTTTTTAAATTGTCCAATATATGGAAAAAATTCGACGGTTTTGTTCATTCTATTGCTTTTGCCTCAACATGTAATTTGTCTGGAAATTACATCGATACCATTACTAAAAATATATTTCAAAAATCACATAACATAAGTTCTTATAGTTTTGTAGCAATGACTAGAGAATGCAAAAAAATGTTAAACAAGAATTCTTCTTTAGTTACTTTGTCTTATTTAGGATCTCAACGAGTAGTTCCGTACTATAATGTAATGGGATTAGCTAAAGCGTCTTTAGAATCTAATATGAGATATATGGCTAATGCTTTAGGATCAGATAATATTCGTGTTAATGCGATTTCTTCTGGTCCTATTAAAACTGTGTCTTCAGTTGGTATTAAAAATTTTAAAAAAATATTGAAAATGTATTCTTCAATGGCACCAATTCGTAGATCGATTACATATCAAGATATAGGTAATACAGCTTCTTTTTTATGCTCTGATTTATCTAGTGGAATTACGGGACAAACTATTTATGTTGATTGTGGTTTTAATATTACATCTATGAATATATAG